In Desulfobacterales bacterium, the DNA window CGCCCGCAGGAAATGAAAGGTTCGAATATCGACCGGATCCTGGCCCTTTCCCACCCATTGGGGCTTTGCCTCGTCCACGAAACAGGTCGGACAATAGCAAAGCGGGCAAGCGTTTCGGCACGCATAACATCGCAGGCAGGGCGCCAGAAGGTCGTCGAAATACTTCCACTTTTCATCCGGTGTCATGGCCTCGATGGCCCGCACATCCGAATAGGGGTCCACATCGGCTTGTTCAGCAACCGGTTCCGCCACCATTTCATCAAAGATAACCGGGTTGCGGTGCCGGCACACCCGGCAATTGGATTGCAACACCTCGGCTTTGGCGATACTCTCTTCGCCCGCTGTCGTCTTGACTTCAATCTTGCTGTTCAATTCGCGCACGGATACGATTTCCGCTGTTGCCATTTCGGCGACTTTTCGCTTATCGATCATGCCCTGACAGGGCACACCGACGATCACAAGCTGCTCGCGTTTAATTTTATTTTCAACGATATGGGTCACCATATTGCGGGAATCACACCCCTTTGCAAAGACGGCGATCTTTTCCTTGCGGTCCGTCAGATAATTGGCCAGGTTGATGCCGCAATGGCTGTCCCACATCAGTTGGTCCACGTCCTCGGGCCTTCGTACCATGCAAGGCTCACTCATCATGGGAACAGAGCCCTGACGGAAACCGATCACCATCTCCACCTGGCAGGATTGAAGCAGGCGTTTGGCGATTTCCCGTATTTTATCCGTATAACCTGTCATGGTTGAGCACCCTTCGCCTCTTGCTTGATAAAATGTTGATTCGGCCCCAGGGCCTTGACCTTTGCCGAGATTTCATTCACCACGCTCACGAACTTGGTCGATTCGGCCGACGAAATCCAGGAAAAATGAATTCGGTCCGGTTCAACGCCCATGTGTTCAAGCAGATTCTTCATCAATACGAATTTCCGACGTGCATGATAATTACCTTCCAGGTAATGGCATTCGCCGGGATGTCACCCCGACACCCATACGGCATCGGCACCTTCACGCAAGGCTGCCAGGGCAAACTTCGGACTCATGCGGCCGGTGCAGGGAATGCGCACCACCCGAATATGGGGGGGGTATTCCATGCGGCTGACGCCGGCCAGATCCGCGGCCCCGTAGCTGCACCAATTGCAAAGAAACGTAACGATTTTAGGTTCCCAATTTAACATAGGTCGACTCCATACCGGTGGCAGGCTTCCCCCAAAAGGCTATCCCGCCATGTTTAACGCAAAGATCTGCGCAAAAATTTGTTCGTTGTCAAAGCCCTTCAAGTGAATCGCGCCTGAACGGCACGACGCCACACATAACCCGCATCCCTTGCACAATACCGGATTAATCTGAGCCTTGCCGGGATTCATGCGGGCATCCTCCGGAATAAAGGAGGGCGCGGAATAGGGGCAAATCGAAACACATACGCCGCACCGGCTGCAACTCATCGGCTCGGTTTCCGCTATCTGACCATTGGTGAAAATGGTTTTTCTCGCCAGCAAGGTGATGGCGCGCGAGGCGGCCGCCTTGCCTTGAGCGATGGCCTCATCAATGGGTTTGGGGTAATGCGCCAGCCCGCACAGAAAAACACCGTCCGTGGCGAACTCACTCGGCCCCAATTTGGCATGCCGTTCCACAAAGAATCCGTCGTCGTTGACGGGAACCTTGAAGAAATTGGCCAGCTTCTCATCCCGGTTAGGCAAAATGGCCGTCGCCAACGTCAGAATATCCGCCTCGATTCGTACCGGCCACCCCAACACATGATCGATTACCTCGACACAGAGCTGACCACCGGACAGCGTGACTTTCGGTTTCTTCTGCGCACTGTAACGGATGAAAATGACCCCTTCCCGCCGGGCCTCCTGGTATAACAGTTCCCGCTCGCCGTATGTCCGTATGTCACGATACAGGATATACACATTCATCTCCGGGTTGCGGCGTTTAAGCGCCAGGGCGGCGTTTACCGAATGCGTGCAGCAAACTCTGGAACAATAGGGCCGGTCCGGCTCGCGCGAGCCGACGCATTGAATAAAAACCGCCGACCGGGCCTGATCCAGAATTGGATCCCGCGCGATGAACTTTTGGTCCAGTTCAAGACTCGTCAGAATACGGGCATCTTTTCCGTATTCATATTCATGGGGTATCAGCGCGTGGCCACCCGTAGCGATGACGGCAACGCCGTGTTCCAGTAAGGTTTCATTCGATGGCCCCGTTAATGTGCTTTTGAAACTGCCCACAAAGCCTTCGACATCGGCCAAGCGGGTATTCAAATGGATGGTAATGTTCTCGTTTTCTTCAAGGGATCGGACCAGGGTTTTCAGCTTCTCTTTAACATTTTCACCCTTCGCGGTTTGAGCAAGGTGAAGGGCCTGACCCCCCAACCGGTCCGCTTGTTCCACGATATGGGTTTCGTATCCCTGCCCGGCAAGACTTTGGGCCGCCGCCATGCCGGAGAGTCCACCTCCAATGACCAGCGCATTTTGATTGATCGTCAACTGGGCCTCACTTAGCGGTTGCGCGAGGGCTACCTTGGAGACAGCCGATCGGATCAGATCCTTGGCTTTTAGCGTCGCCAGTTCGGGGTTGTTCTTATGCACCCAGGAATCATGGTTGCGAATATTGGCCATTTCAAAAAGGTACTTATTCAATCCCGCGCTGATGAGCGTTTCCTGAAAGAGCGGCTCATGGGTTCTGGGCGTGCAGGCCGCCACCACCACCCGGTTGAGATGTTGTTCTTTGATAATCTGCGTCATTGCATCCTGCGTGTCCTGAGAGCAGGAGTACATATTGTCATTGGCGTATTCAACATAAGGCAGGGTTTTCGCGTAGGCGGTCACCGAGGTGGTATCCACCACTCCGGCAATATTGGTTCCGCAGCGGCAGACAAAAACACCGATGCGGGGTCGTTCGCCGGCGATATTGATTTCCGGTTTCTTTTCGGGCGCCTTTGTGAGGGTGTTGCGCGCAGGCGCCAGAATCTCGCCTGCGGCCGCAGCCGCCGCACTGGCGTCCACCACGGACTGGGGAATGTCCTTTGGCCCCTGAAAAGCGCCGCAGACAAAGATACCCGGTTTTGAAGAGGCAACCGGAGAGAAACTGTCGGTTTCGCAGAAACGGCCGGGTGTCAGATCAATTTCGAGCTTGTTGGCCAACGCGACCACTTCCGGATTGGTTTCCAGCCCGACGCTCAGCACGATCATATCATAGGTTTCGCGGGTAAGGCGGCCCTCTTCCGTAATGTACTGAACTTCCAGACTGTCATTCCGAGCAGGATTGATGGTGTGCACCTTGCTGCGTTCAAAGCGGATGCCGTGCTTGTCCCGCGCCGCGTTGTAATAACGCTCGAAATCCTTCCCGTGGGTTCGCATGTCCATGTAAAAGATGGTGCACTCCAGATCCTTTCCGACATGTTCCTTTGCGATAACAGCCTGCTTGAGCGCGTACATACAACATACCGAGGAGCAATAGGCATTATCACACCGGTTTAAATCCCGTGAGCCCACGCATTGAAACCAGGCGATTTTTTTTGGATCTTTGTGATCCTTGGAGCGGCGTGCCACATGCCCCTGAGTGGGGCCCGAGGCCGATAGAAGCCGTTCAAACTGCGTGGAGGTAACAACATTGGGCAAATTGGCGTACTGGTAATTATCGAAACGGGTGGGATCAAAGGCCGTAAATCCCGGCGACAAAATAACTGCACCGATTTCAATCTCTTTTTCGCTGGGCAGTTGATCGTGGCAAATGGCATTGGCAAGGCATGCGTCCACGCACTGGTAACACTCGCTGCAATAGCCGCAGTTGAGGCATCGTTCGGCTTCCGCCTGCCCGGCCTCCGGCGCGAATCCCAACTCCACCTCGTTAAAATTGCCTGTCCGAGCAGAAACCGGCAGATGAGGCATGGGCGCCCTGGGGACCTTGATCACATCCGCGGGGATCGGCCGGTATTCAGGAGATTCAGGTGCCTTGGACTCCCGGCCCGCCGCCATGTCCTTGCCATCAAAAAATCGAACAATCGACTCCGCAGCCTCACGGCCTGCCGCGATGGCGGCGATAGCGACACCGGGGCCGGTCTGAACATCGCCGCCCGCAAACACGCCCGCTCTGCCCATTGCATAGGTCACCGGATCCACCTCTGTAGTGCCGTAACGGGTCACCTTGATGCCCGAAACGTTTTCGATGGCGGAAAAATCCGGTCTCTGACCGATAGCGGGAATGATCTGATCCACTGCCATGTCAAACGCGCTGCCCGAAATCTCGACCGGCCGTCTTCGGCCGGAGGCATCCGGCTCTCCGAGTTCCATTCGAACACATCGAATTCCCGTTAGCTTGCCGTTTTCGGAAAGAACCTTCTCGGGCGCGGTCAGGTATTCGATTTTTACGCCCTCGTCCTCAGCCGCGCACAACTCCTCTTCCCAGGCCGGCATTTCCACTCGGGTTCGCCGATAGAGAATGGTTACGGTTTCAGCACCCAAACGCATGGCGGCCCTGGAAACATCCACGGCCACGTTACCGCCGCCGATAATCACGACATTTCGGCCCACCGGCGCTTTTCCGGTCAGGTTTACCTCTCGAAGAAAGTCCACCCCCTGACGGACGCCCTCGGTCTCTTCGCCCGCAATACCCAGCCCGATACCCTTGTGGGCGCCCAAGGCCAGATAAACCGCCTTGTACCCGTTGCCCAACAGCTGATCAATGGTCAGCTCCGGCCCCAGGGGCGTATTGCATCTGATTTCAACACCCAGGTTCGTAATAACTTCGATTTCACGGTCCAGAATATCCCTTGGCAACCGATGATCCGGAATCCCCACGCGCAACATGCCGCCAGCCTCGGGAAGCGCTTCGTATATAACACTCTTGACGCCTTTTCGGGCCAGATGGTAAGCAGCGGAAAGACCGGCGGGCCCGGAACCGATAATGGCCACTTTTTCAGGCCGTTCCGGCAAGCAGTCAATGGGAATTTGGCGGGGATCGAATTGGTCCGCAGCCAGACGTTTGAGATCCCGGATCGCCACCGGCGCATCCACGCTGCACCTGCGGCAGACATCCTCGCAACTGTGGGGACAAATTCGGCCCAACACACCGGGCAACGGCAAGTCCTCCATGATGATCTGAAGCGCTTCCATGTATTTTCCCTGCTTGACCATCTGAACGTAGCCTTGCACGTTCAATCCGGCCGGGCACGCCAAACGGCAGGGCGCCTTATCGGTTTTTTGAATGGCAAACGCCCCCGGAATCGCCTGGGCGTACTGCTTAAAGGTTGCCTTTTTGATTGAAAGCCCCTCATCATACTCATTGGGCAATTCCACAGGGCAAACCTTGGCGCATTCACCGCAACCGGTACATTTTTTGACATCAATAAACCGGGGCTGCTGTTTGATCCGGGCGGTAAACCGTCCGGGTCGGCCGTCAAGGGCCAGAAGTTCGGAATTTGTCAGTAACTCGATGTTTAGATGCCGGCCGACCTCGACCAGTTTAGGGGAGATAATTCACATCGCGCAATCGTTGGTGGGAAAGGTTTTGTCCAATTGGGACATCACCCCGCCGATAGCGGACGATTTTTCAACCAAATATACGTAATAGCCGGCATCAGCCATGTCCAAGGCGGCCTGCATTCCGGCGATACCACCCCCGACGACCATGGCGGAACCGATTACTTCTTTGGACATAAGCACTTTTCTCCTTATATTGCCGATATTCCAGCCAATGCCACCGAACCGGAACTCGTTCTGTGACGCAATGGGGAGAGAGGCATCGGGAAATCCGTACCCCTCCTTTTTTTGCCAAACTCGGAATTTATAGGGTCAATGGTGAATTGTCAAATTCTTTTTACCCATAACAGAGGGGGTATTCCTCAGTGTCGACAAACAGGATTCAAAGCCGCTCACTAGGTTCATTGTAGGTTGCTATTCGGCAGCTTACCCGTTTAGACCATGGATCAGAAACATGCACAAAAAAGCCCGGCATCTTCCTGGACGAGGTCAAAAACCTGCTGCCCGATGGCGACAAGGGGATGATCTCAGGGATGTAACTGCCTTTTATCCGGAACAGGAATAATAACCGGATGCACCCCGAACCGATTGGCGGTGCGGGGTGCGATGACATTCAGTATTGAAGGCAGCGCTTCATTCTTTCCGATAAGCGCCCAATTCTTGGCTGAGCAGGCGAATGTGGCCCATTTCCTCTTTAATGATCTCATCGAGCCGTTCGGCGCCCATTTCCCGGGGCACAGCTTCCCGCATTCCCAGGTAGAAAACAATCGAATCCTTTTCGGCCGTAATGGCGTCTTTAAGAATTGTTTCCATGGAAGACGTGTCTAACGTTTTATCGAAAAACACCCGCATGTCGGCAAGCGCCCGAAGATATGCGACAGCTTCGTTTTGAGGATCGAAAACGGTAGTCTCTTTCTCTTTGGCGGTTAATTGGGCTCTCATTTGGGAGAATACTTTTTCATGATTATCTTCCATATCAGCGAGCTTTTCCAACAGGCTCCTGGCGGTTTCATCCGTTATGGCGCTGGCGGCCATGCGGTAAAATTTTGAGCCGTTGCGTTCCATTTGCCCGGCAATTTCGAATATCTCATCGGCATTAAAATCGTACATCATGTTATCATGTGCTCCTTTCCCTTAGTTCTGATTTTCGAAAGAGGATTAGGCCCTTTCGATAAACCCTTTATCAGAAACATGCACGAAAAAGCGTGTATCATTGGAGAAGGTTGTTAGCTGCCCAGCTTCCGGCCTTGCCGGATTAGATCTGAAGTCCGTTACATTTGTCAAATGAAAAATTTGGCGTATCTTTTTTCTCGACTAAAGGTGGCTTTAAGATTATATTAATTTCTATATTGGCTTTTAATTTCAGCAAATCCTAAGGGTTATAAATAAGCAGGCGCCGGATGAATGAAAAGGAGACTATTGCCGTAACAGGCGCTTCGCAAAAGACAATCCTGGTGGTGGACGACGAGCCGGATGCCCGCGCCTTTTTATCGATTTGCATTGAAAGCGCAGGGTTCAAGGTTGAGACCGCCAGGGACGGCGAAGAGGCTTTGAAGAAGATCGAGGCAAATCCCCCGGATTTGATAACGCTGGATATGATCATGCCCCGAAAATCCGGCCTCCAGCTGATGCGGGAGCTCAGGCATAACGAGCGATTTGTCAACCTTCCGGTGATCGTTATCTCGGCACATAGCGACGATGAATTCGGCAGTGCTGATTACAAGAACCTCATCTCCTTTGCTTCGGAACTGAAACCCTGTTACACGATGGAAAAACCGGTAGCCCCGGAACGCCTCATCGAAACCATCAGCCATATCCTCGACGTTAACATCGATCAGCCCGCACGCGGCGGCGTGACAACGACTGACGGGTGTGAAAATATCTTGTTTTGCAGTGATTTCTCGGATGATGCCGACTTTGCTTTTTCTCATGCCGCTTATGAATGCAAAAAATACGGCGCCCGCCTTCATGTCATGCATGTGATTTTGTCTCCGGCTTCTTATTCCGGGCCGGCTGCCAACATGAGTCTGCCCGGGCTGGATCATCTGGATGAGGCGTCTAAAAAAAAGAAGATTGAAGAGCAGGCGCTGCTAGCGCTCAAACGCCACTATGAACCCAGGATTTTAGATTCCATCGCGTTTGTGTTTGCCGTTCGGTTTGGGTCGCCGGATGTTCAAATCATTAACTATGCAACAGAAAACGATATTGGAATGATCGTGCTTGGCGTTGTCGGGAAACCATCCGCTCACCGCGGGCGGATGCTCAAAACAGCGGCCAATGTCGCAAAGTATGCAAACTGCCAGGTGGTCACCATCGGCAGGTCGAACCGTTGATAATCCAGCATCTCATAACAGAAAAAGGTGGTTTTCCATAATGATCGGCCCCGCTCCTCCCCCATCGGAACCCGCATCGACCAACCGGATGAATTTGTTGCTGGAACTCGGGTTTAAGAGCGTTCTGGATGCGCTTCCATGCTATATTACCCTTCAAGACTCGGATTTTTCAATTTTATACGCCAATCAAACCCTGCTAAATGATTTCGGTAAAGTCGTGGGCAAAACCTGTCATCTGCTTTTTAAAAATTCCAACACACCTTGCACCACTTGCCCGGCGGTGGCGTCCTTTGAAGACAAACAAATCCATGTCACGGAAGATTCTCTGCAGATGACAAACGGGCAGGTGCATCAGCTAATCAGCTGCACTGCACCGGTTCCGGATCTTTTCGGAAATCCCATGGCAGTGGTCAAAATATCCATCAACGCCACCAAGATCAAAGAGGCCCATCAAGAGTTGATTTTTCTGGGTCAATCCATGGCATTTTTGTCCCATGACATCAAAAACATTCTGGAGGGGCTTCAGGGCGGCGCCTATGTCGTGGATGAGGGGATCAAGGACAATGATATGAAGCTCGCCGGCCAGGGCTGGCGAATCGTTAAAAAAAACATATTTGAAATAACCCGGGTGGCTCAAAATATTTTATTCTCCTCTAAAAAAAGAGAGCCGGAGTTCCGGTCCGTTCATCCGGGGGCGGTTGTTCGGGATGTGGTCAAGCTTTTTCAAGATAAGGCGGCGTCCATGGGGATTCAGCTCGTCTTTGAGGTCAATCCCGCCCTGCCGCGGATAAAGATGGATCATGTCAGCATCTTGCGAATGCTCAGCAATCTCGTCTGGAACGGCATCGAGGCATGCGGCTCCGACAAGGACAAGATGTCTTATACGGTGAACATCCGGTCCGATTATTACGACAAAGAGCATTATATGTTCGAGGTGGAGGATAACGGAAAAGGAATGGATGACTCCATTCTGGAAAACCTCTTCAAGGACTTTTACACGACCAAGGGCAACGCTGGTACGGGCTTGGGGCTGATCGTGGTGGACAGGATTGTCAAACAACATAAAGGAAGAATCGATATTTTGAGCAAGAAAGGGGTCGGAAGCCTGTTTCGAGTAATCTTCGACTTAAAGTAATTCATAAAGGAGGCCTATGGCTAAAAAAAAGATTTTAGTGATCGATGACAACGCGGATTACCGTTTCACCATGGGAGTGTTCCTGGCGCGTAACGGTTTTGAAGTCATAAATGCTGAAAACGGCGAGATTGGATGGAAGATGATTAAAGAGCAGCATCCGGATCTGGTGCTGCTGGATG includes these proteins:
- a CDS encoding 4Fe-4S ferredoxin, whose product is MTGYTDKIREIAKRLLQSCQVEMVIGFRQGSVPMMSEPCMVRRPEDVDQLMWDSHCGINLANYLTDRKEKIAVFAKGCDSRNMVTHIVENKIKREQLVIVGVPCQGMIDKRKVAEMATAEIVSVRELNSKIEVKTTAGEESIAKAEVLQSNCRVCRHRNPVIFDEMVAEPVAEQADVDPYSDVRAIEAMTPDEKWKYFDDLLAPCLRCYACRNACPLCYCPTCFVDEAKPQWVGKGQDPVDIRTFHFLRAYHCAGRCTDCGACARACPVGIDMRAFTKKLNKDCFDLYGWEAGMSLETRPALDVFKANDPGEFIK
- a CDS encoding hydrogenase iron-sulfur subunit — its product is MLNWEPKIVTFLCNWCSYGAADLAGVSRMEYPPHIRVVRIPCTGRMSPKFALAALREGADAVWVSGUHPGECHYLEGNYHARRKFVLMKNLLEHMGVEPDRIHFSWISSAESTKFVSVVNEISAKVKALGPNQHFIKQEAKGAQP
- a CDS encoding FAD-dependent oxidoreductase — translated: MSKEVIGSAMVVGGGIAGMQAALDMADAGYYVYLVEKSSAIGGVMSQLDKTFPTNDCAMUIISPKLVEVGRHLNIELLTNSELLALDGRPGRFTARIKQQPRFIDVKKCTGCGECAKVCPVELPNEYDEGLSIKKATFKQYAQAIPGAFAIQKTDKAPCRLACPAGLNVQGYVQMVKQGKYMEALQIIMEDLPLPGVLGRICPHSCEDVCRRCSVDAPVAIRDLKRLAADQFDPRQIPIDCLPERPEKVAIIGSGPAGLSAAYHLARKGVKSVIYEALPEAGGMLRVGIPDHRLPRDILDREIEVITNLGVEIRCNTPLGPELTIDQLLGNGYKAVYLALGAHKGIGLGIAGEETEGVRQGVDFLREVNLTGKAPVGRNVVIIGGGNVAVDVSRAAMRLGAETVTILYRRTRVEMPAWEEELCAAEDEGVKIEYLTAPEKVLSENGKLTGIRCVRMELGEPDASGRRRPVEISGSAFDMAVDQIIPAIGQRPDFSAIENVSGIKVTRYGTTEVDPVTYAMGRAGVFAGGDVQTGPGVAIAAIAAGREAAESIVRFFDGKDMAAGRESKAPESPEYRPIPADVIKVPRAPMPHLPVSARTGNFNEVELGFAPEAGQAEAERCLNCGYCSECYQCVDACLANAICHDQLPSEKEIEIGAVILSPGFTAFDPTRFDNYQYANLPNVVTSTQFERLLSASGPTQGHVARRSKDHKDPKKIAWFQCVGSRDLNRCDNAYCSSVCCMYALKQAVIAKEHVGKDLECTIFYMDMRTHGKDFERYYNAARDKHGIRFERSKVHTINPARNDSLEVQYITEEGRLTRETYDMIVLSVGLETNPEVVALANKLEIDLTPGRFCETDSFSPVASSKPGIFVCGAFQGPKDIPQSVVDASAAAAAAGEILAPARNTLTKAPEKKPEINIAGERPRIGVFVCRCGTNIAGVVDTTSVTAYAKTLPYVEYANDNMYSCSQDTQDAMTQIIKEQHLNRVVVAACTPRTHEPLFQETLISAGLNKYLFEMANIRNHDSWVHKNNPELATLKAKDLIRSAVSKVALAQPLSEAQLTINQNALVIGGGLSGMAAAQSLAGQGYETHIVEQADRLGGQALHLAQTAKGENVKEKLKTLVRSLEENENITIHLNTRLADVEGFVGSFKSTLTGPSNETLLEHGVAVIATGGHALIPHEYEYGKDARILTSLELDQKFIARDPILDQARSAVFIQCVGSREPDRPYCSRVCCTHSVNAALALKRRNPEMNVYILYRDIRTYGERELLYQEARREGVIFIRYSAQKKPKVTLSGGQLCVEVIDHVLGWPVRIEADILTLATAILPNRDEKLANFFKVPVNDDGFFVERHAKLGPSEFATDGVFLCGLAHYPKPIDEAIAQGKAAASRAITLLARKTIFTNGQIAETEPMSCSRCGVCVSICPYSAPSFIPEDARMNPGKAQINPVLCKGCGLCVASCRSGAIHLKGFDNEQIFAQIFALNMAG
- a CDS encoding ferritin family protein, with protein sequence MMYDFNADEIFEIAGQMERNGSKFYRMAASAITDETARSLLEKLADMEDNHEKVFSQMRAQLTAKEKETTVFDPQNEAVAYLRALADMRVFFDKTLDTSSMETILKDAITAEKDSIVFYLGMREAVPREMGAERLDEIIKEEMGHIRLLSQELGAYRKE
- a CDS encoding response regulator, which produces MNEKETIAVTGASQKTILVVDDEPDARAFLSICIESAGFKVETARDGEEALKKIEANPPDLITLDMIMPRKSGLQLMRELRHNERFVNLPVIVISAHSDDEFGSADYKNLISFASELKPCYTMEKPVAPERLIETISHILDVNIDQPARGGVTTTDGCENILFCSDFSDDADFAFSHAAYECKKYGARLHVMHVILSPASYSGPAANMSLPGLDHLDEASKKKKIEEQALLALKRHYEPRILDSIAFVFAVRFGSPDVQIINYATENDIGMIVLGVVGKPSAHRGRMLKTAANVAKYANCQVVTIGRSNR
- a CDS encoding ATP-binding protein, with the protein product MIGPAPPPSEPASTNRMNLLLELGFKSVLDALPCYITLQDSDFSILYANQTLLNDFGKVVGKTCHLLFKNSNTPCTTCPAVASFEDKQIHVTEDSLQMTNGQVHQLISCTAPVPDLFGNPMAVVKISINATKIKEAHQELIFLGQSMAFLSHDIKNILEGLQGGAYVVDEGIKDNDMKLAGQGWRIVKKNIFEITRVAQNILFSSKKREPEFRSVHPGAVVRDVVKLFQDKAASMGIQLVFEVNPALPRIKMDHVSILRMLSNLVWNGIEACGSDKDKMSYTVNIRSDYYDKEHYMFEVEDNGKGMDDSILENLFKDFYTTKGNAGTGLGLIVVDRIVKQHKGRIDILSKKGVGSLFRVIFDLK